One Ananas comosus cultivar F153 linkage group 1, ASM154086v1, whole genome shotgun sequence DNA window includes the following coding sequences:
- the LOC109716117 gene encoding scarecrow-like protein 1 has translation MSLISSADPSATPYVDSNFYARRNNGDSSGFSMKAFNSDEQFFHYGPDFSGIYSQKYFTGSPTVANVNPLVSSPSIDESLFHPMANTQSPAYLDHPDSSLSSDVSHQSSHSLSDHQILENSIDFPEEEMRIKLYELEQVLLNDNDEIEEEHLVIEDDWSEPIKNLMLTNSPKESSSDSSLSCTGEARTPKQLLFDCAAAIAENRIEEAEIIITELRQAVSIQGEPHQRLAAYLVEALAARIASSGRGIYKALKCKEPQGNDRLAAMQVLFEVCPCFKFGFMAANHAILEAIKDEDRLHIIDFDINQASQYITLIQMMQSLMAQRKKPFRMRITGVDDSESVRRAIGGLGIVGKRLEKLAEDCGVLFEFRAVAAKIGDVTPEMLDCRRGEAVVVNFAFQLHHMPDESVSTVNERDRLLRMVKGLRPKLVTMVEQDANTNTAPFLPRFAEVYNYYSAVFNSLDATLPRESADRINVEKQCLAREIVNIVACEGTDRIERYEAAGKWRARMTMAGFVSCPFSSNTSGAIRALGKSYYDYFAVKEENGALYFGWEDKILVMASAWK, from the exons ATGTCTTTAATAAGCTCAGCAGATCCTTCTGCAACTCCCTACGTTGATTCCAATTTCTACGCACGTAGAAACAACGGTGATAGCTCGGGCTTTTCCATGAAAGCATTCAATTCAGATGAGCAATTTTTCCATTATGGCCCTGACTTTTCTGGGATTTACAGTCAAAAGTACTTCACTGGTTCTCCCACTGTAGCGAATGTTAATCCCCTCGTATCCTCGCCTTCAATTGATGAATCTCTGTTCCATCCGATGGCTAATACCCAATCTCCTGCTTATTTGGATCATCCTGATTCATCTCTGAGTTCCGATGTTTCTCATCAGAGTTCGCATTCCTTATCGGATCATCAAATTCTAGAGAACTCCATAGACTTTCCGGAAGAAGAAATGAGAATAAAGCTCTATGAACTCGAGCAGGTGTTGCTGAATGATAATGATGAAATAGAAGAAGAACACTTGGTTATTGAAGATGATTGGTCTGAGCCAATTAAGAACCTCATGCTCACAAACTCCCCAAAAGAATCCTCGTCGGACTCAAGCCTGAGCTGTACGGGAGAAGCACGGACACCGAAGCAGCTCCTTTTCGACTGTGCAGCTGCTATAGCAGAAAACAGAATAGAAGAAGCGGAAATCATTATAACGGAGCTTAGGCAAGCGGTCTCAATACAAGGGGAGCCACATCAAAGGCTTGCGGCTTATTTGGTAGAAGCCCTTGCAGCGAGGATAGCGTCTTCAGGACGAGGCATTTACAAAGCACTTAAATGCAAAGAACCTCAGGGCAATGATCGACTTGCGGCAATGCAGGTTCTATTCGAGGTGTGCCCATGCTTTAAATTTGGTTTCATGGCGGCGAATCACGCAATccttgaagcgattaaagatgAGGACAGGCTTCACATCATAGACTTTGATATTAACCAAGCAAGCCAGTACATAACATTGATACAAATGATGCAATCTCTCATGGCTCAAAGGAAAAAGCCTTTTCGCATGAGGATAACTGGAGTGGACGATTCCGAATCGGTGCGGAGGGCGATCGGAGGGCTGGGAATTGTTGGTAAGCGGCTTGAGAAGTTAGCGGAGGATTGTGGGGTTTTGTTTGAGTTTCGGGCAGTGGCAGCTAAGATTGGGGACGTGACGCCTGAAATGTTGGATTGCCGGCGTGGCGAGGCCGTGGTCGTGAATTTTGCCTTTCAGCTTCATCACATGCCGGATGAGAGCGTGTCAACGGTGAATGAGAGGGACCGGCTTCTGCGAATGGTGAAGGGCCTCAGACCAAAACTTGTGACCATGGTCGAGCAGGATGCAAACACAAATACTGCGCCATTTTTACCAAG GTTTGCGGAGGTTTACAATTATTATTCAGCCGTCTTCAACTCACTTGATGCAACCCTTCCAAGGGAGAGCGCCGATAGGATAAATGTGGAGAAGCAGTGCCTTGCGCGTGAGATTGTGAACATTGTGGCGTGCGAAGGCACTGATCGTATAGAGAG ATATGAAGCTGCTGGAAAGTGGAGGGCGAGGATGACGATGGCGGGCTTTGTTTCATGCCCATTCAGTTCAAATACTAGTGGAGCTATAAGAGCACTAGGAAAGTCGTACTACGACTATTTTGCGGTTAAGGAGGAGAACGGCGCGCTTTACTTCGGTTGGGAGGACAAGATTCTGGTCATGGCTTCAGCATGGAAATGA